A DNA window from Buttiauxella agrestis contains the following coding sequences:
- a CDS encoding DUF3820 family protein has product MDKEQLIEIANTVMPFGKYKGRVLIDVPEEYLLWFARKDEFPQGHLGELMRLTLLIKTEGLEGLVKPLKR; this is encoded by the coding sequence ATGGATAAAGAGCAGCTTATCGAGATTGCCAATACCGTCATGCCGTTTGGCAAGTATAAAGGTCGCGTGCTGATTGATGTGCCAGAAGAGTATTTGCTGTGGTTTGCTCGCAAAGACGAGTTCCCACAGGGCCATCTTGGCGAGCTGATGCGGCTGACTTTGCTGATTAAGACCGAAGGATTGGAGGGGCTGGTGAAGCCCCTCAAAAGATAA
- a CDS encoding bile acid:sodium symporter family protein: MKLFRVLDPFTLTLIVTVLLASFFPAQGSYVGFFEGLTTAAIALLFFMHGAKLSREAIIAGSSHWRLHLWVMCSTFVLFPVLGVLFAWWAPVNVSPEIYTGFLYLCILPATVQSAIAFTSLAGGNVAAAVCAASASSLLGIFLSPLLVGMVMHVHGASGSLQQVGSIMLQLLVPFVAGHLSRPLIGDWVARHKKWIGKTDQTSILLVIYTAFSEAVRHGIWHKVGIGSLLFIVVVSLVLLAIIISVNMFVARRLGFSKADEITIVFCGSKKSLANGIPMANILFPVASVGMMVLPLMIFHQLQLMICAVLARRYQQETKVAAKAATENA; this comes from the coding sequence ATGAAACTCTTTCGCGTACTTGACCCTTTCACACTGACACTGATAGTGACTGTCTTGCTGGCGTCTTTCTTCCCTGCCCAGGGAAGTTATGTTGGCTTTTTTGAAGGACTGACGACGGCTGCCATCGCGTTACTGTTTTTTATGCACGGTGCAAAGCTTTCCCGTGAAGCGATAATTGCAGGCAGTAGCCACTGGCGTTTGCACCTATGGGTGATGTGCAGCACGTTTGTGTTGTTCCCCGTCCTGGGCGTGTTGTTTGCGTGGTGGGCGCCGGTGAATGTCAGCCCTGAAATTTATACCGGCTTTTTATATCTGTGTATTTTGCCCGCCACGGTGCAATCGGCCATCGCATTTACCTCTCTTGCCGGGGGGAACGTTGCGGCGGCAGTGTGTGCGGCCTCTGCGTCCAGCCTGCTCGGTATTTTCCTGTCACCGCTATTGGTTGGCATGGTCATGCATGTCCATGGCGCGAGCGGCAGTTTGCAGCAGGTTGGCAGCATCATGTTGCAGCTACTGGTGCCATTCGTGGCGGGACATCTGTCACGCCCGTTGATTGGTGACTGGGTTGCGCGCCACAAAAAGTGGATTGGCAAAACCGATCAAACTTCAATACTGCTGGTGATCTACACGGCATTTAGCGAAGCCGTAAGGCATGGGATTTGGCATAAAGTGGGTATTGGCTCGCTACTCTTTATTGTGGTCGTGAGCCTGGTATTGCTGGCGATTATTATCAGCGTCAATATGTTTGTCGCCAGACGTCTGGGCTTTAGCAAAGCGGATGAGATTACGATTGTGTTCTGTGGCTCGAAAAAGAGCCTGGCGAATGGTATTCCAATGGCGAATATTTTATTCCCGGTCGCAAGCGTAGGGATGATGGTGCTGCCGCTAATGATCTTCCATCAGTTGCAGTTAATGATATGTGCGGTGCTCGCTCGTCGTTATCAGCAAGAAACAAAAGTGGCAGCCAAAGCTGCCACTGAAAACGCATAG